The genome window CGGTGATGCGGGTGAGCGGGCAGTGCGCGCCCTGGCACACCGGCAGGACGTGGCAGTGCTGGCAGAGCTGGTCGGTCTCGTAGGCGGGGTTCACCCAGCGGAGCATGTGGTCGTCCTTCAGCTCCAGGGTGCCGTCGGGAAGCACCTTCCCCACCACGTTGCTGGCCTCCTCGTACAGCGCCACCGTGCACTTCATCAGGTCGCCGTGCGCGCCCACGATGAAGGAGTACGGGCGCGCGGCGTAGCACACGCCGCTGCCCAGCGTGGCCATCTGGTGGATCCCGCCCTCCTGCGTGAGCCCCACCTCGTCGGCCTTCTTCTGGAGCATCTGCGCCACCCGGCGGTCCTCGCCCAGCCCGCAGGTGTCGAGGTTGTCGTCGTTGCTCCCGCCCCACTTGCCCACGGCGCGGAAGCGCAGCACGAAGCGCGGGTCGCCGGCGAAGTCCTCGGACAGTGCCTCGAGGAAGGCGCCCAGGCGGGGGAAGTTCCTGTGGTCGAAGTTGACGCGGACCTTGACCTTGAACTCCTCGCCGCGGCGATCGCGCAGCGAGCGCAGGTTGTCGAGGATGGTGGAGTAGGTGCCGCTGCCGTCGCGCCCCACGCGCTTGCAGTCGTGGTCCTCGGGGAGGCCGTCGATGGTGATCTGCCAGTCGCGCAGCCCCCACCCCAGCAGCCTGGTGGCCCGCTCCTCGGTGAGGAGGTAGCCGTTGGTGGTCATGTGCTGGCGGTAGTGTATCCCGTGCTGGCGCGAGACGTCGTGGAACACCGGCGCCAGCTCCTCCACCGCCTCCCACCCGTACAGCGGCTCGCCGCCGAACCACGACACCTGCAGCTCGCGCAGCGTGGGGGCGCGGTTCCGCGTCAGCGCCATCAGCCCCTGGCGCACCTCGGGCGTCATGGTGCCGCGGGCGAACTTCTCGTAGCAGTAGACGCAGCGGAAGTTGCAGTCCTCGCTGGTCAGCAGGATCAGCTCGAGCTTGTCGGTCCTCCACTGCTCCTGCGCCCAGCGGTAGCGGAAGCGGTCCATCTCGCTGACCGTGTCGCGCACGAGGTAGCCGCGCCGGTGCAGGTACTCGCCGGTGGAGTCCAGCTTGCCGCGGCTGCCGCCCGAGTCCAGCCAGGCCAGCACGCGGTCGGCGTCGCGCGCGCCGAACACGCTGATGGCGCCGGTGAAGGTGTTCCACAGGATGAGCCGGCCGTCCTCGACCACCGTGCGCGCGTTGTAGCGCGAGGGCACCCAGCGCTGGCCCGGCGTGTAGCCGAGCTTGACCAGCGTCACGGGCGTCTCGGGCGCGCCGCGGTCGTACGGCGACACCTGCATGTCGATGGTCGGCTTCATCGCGGGGATCTCCATGCTGTCCTGGGGTGCCCGGCCGGCGGCGCCGGGTAGGCGGGGAATGGGCAGGAGTCAGGCCGATTCTGGCGTTAAATGCAAGCCATTGTCACGTATGCGGTTGGTCGTTCCGACGGGGATCGGCCGGCGCGCTCCGTCCAGCGGCCCGGGTCTACTCCTAGAGCCCCGGCTCTACCCGCGCCCCGCTTCTCCACGGTTCGATGGGCGCCCATCTCGCCGCCTCGGCGGAGGAGAAATCAAAAGCCCCCGCAGGTGCGGGGGCGCGTGCAGGAGACTGTTCGTCATACGAGATCCATAAAAAACAATCTCACGGAGGGCACGGAGAACACGGAGGCACAGAGAACCGATCGCAGTTCTCCGTACCTCCGTGTTCTCCGTGCCCTCTGTGAGAGATCAGGGATCCCTGCTACACGAGCGGCATTCGGGATTCGCGACCGGACCCAGGGCTCAGGACTTCCGTCGAGAGCTCACCCGGCCTGGCGCGAGAAGGACTCCGGCTTCAGGCGGTGATGGCGGAGGAAGTCCATGAACTTGAGATAGTCGGCCGCGTCCACGCCGATGCGGCGGAGCAGGCGCTTGTAGCTGCCGTTGCTCTCGGCCAGACCGCGCTGCAGGATCGCGCGCACCTCGCCGCGGCTGATCTCGCGCTCCATGAACGGCTCGCGCACCACGTCCCAGAAGCTCTCGCCGCCGCGCGACATGCGCTCCCACGCCTCGGCCGCCGCGTCGCCGCCGGGACGGGGGGCGGGGGCGTGGCCGTTGCTCCCGGCGGGCGCGTGGCCGTTGCCGCCGGGCGCCGGCGCCGCGTGCGCGGCAGAGCTCTCCAGCGCGGGGATCAGCTCGTCGACGGTGATCTCGCGCCCCTCGGCCAGGTGGAAGCCCATGTCGATCAGCCCGTTCAGCTCGCGCACGTTGCCGGGCCAGTGGTAGCGCCCCAGCAGGTCGTGCGCCTCGGACGACAGCGTCTTGCAGCTGCCGTGCGAGGCCAGCCCCGCCAGGCAGTGGGTGGAGATGAGCTCCCAGTCGGTCCCCCGCTCGCGCAGCGCGGGAACGTGGATCCAGAAGTAGCGCAGGCGATAGAACAGGTCCTCGCGGAAGGTGCCCGCCTCCACCATCGGCCGCAGGTCGCGGCTGGTGGCGGCGATCACCCGCACGTCCACGTAGCGCACCACCGATCCCCCGACGGGGACGACCTCGCCCTCGCTGAGCGCGCGCAGGAGCATGGCCTGCGCGGCGGGCGACAGCTCGCCCACCTCGTCCAGGAACACCACGCCCCCGCTGGCTTCCTCGAAGATCCCGCGGTGGTCGTTCACCGCGCCTGTGAAGCTGCCCTTGCGGTGGCCGAACAGCTCGCTGGCCATCAGGTTGCCGTCGTGGTACTGCGCGCAGTTCACGCGCACGAACGGGCGTCCCCGGCGCGGGCCCAGGAGGTACAGGGCGCGGGCGAACAGCTCCTTTCCCGTCCCCGTCTCGCCGGTGAGCAGGATGGGCGCGCTGGAGGCGGCGAAGCGCTCGAGCTTGCGCTGCGACTCGAGGAGCGCGGCGTCGCGGCCGATGAGCGTGACGGCGTGGGCCGCGCCCCAGCTTTCCACCGAGCGCAGGCGCACCGCCTCGGCCAGCGGCGAGAGCGCGCCGGCGGGGGGTACGGGTCCGGCAGGGTGGGTGCGCGGGCTCACCGCGGCCTCAAACGCACGAAGCCGCCCGGGTCCACAGTGCGCCATGACGGGCGCATCCGTGTTCCTCGGCGGCTTCAACAGCAGGGCGAGACAGACACCGGGGCGCGCAACTCCCCCGGCGGTGTGAGGGTGGAACTGTCATCTGCCCTCGCGAGACGCGGAGACCCGGCCGTGAGGAGGGCCGGGGGATCGACATCCCCTGGGGGAGATCAGGATAAGCCTCAAGAGCGCGGCTGTCAATGAACAGTCGTGAAAAATGTGCTTTCTGAACGCGGTTCTACACCATTTGTCCAAGGACGGCGGCGTGAACGGTACAGACGCGCCATCGCATCCTCCGACGCCAGCGCTTCCAGCGGCAGCGCGAAAAGAGCGGCGAGGAGCGCGCCCCGCTCCGCGGACCCGCCGCGGGCACGGCGCGCGGCGTCCCATTCGCCCAGCGCGGTGACCGCGGCGTGCGCCATCGAGCGCAGCACCGCGAAGGCACCCTCTCCCAGGGCGCCGCGATAGTTGGCCAGGCGCCCGCCGGGGCGGAAATGGGGATGGTCCTCGATTCCCAGGAAGCGCAGCGCCCAATCGGAGCGGTAGCGCCCGGCGGCGGCGGTGATCCCCGCGAAGTCGGCCACGATCTCGTCGAGCGCGTGGGTCCGCATCGCCCCCAGCACGCGGCGGCAGAAGTAGTGCGCCGCCTCGTGCTCCAGGCGGATGGCCAGCGAGAGCGCGTCCCACCTCTCCGGCTCCATCCCCATCTCCCGTGCCGAGACGCCGCTGTACGGGCCGGGGGAGAGGATCACGAAGCGGTCCTGGTACAGCTCCTTGCGGGGGATTATCTCTCGCCACGCCGCGCGCCATCCCTCACCGTCTCCCGGATGATCCGCCTCCCACGCCCGCCGCAGCGCGGCGATGCGGTCCCAGTTGGCGAACCCCGCCACCATCAGCGCGCCCATCGAGTCGGGGATGGGGTCGGGCTCGCCATGCCGCGCCAGCGCGCGGACCAGCGTGGCGAAGTCGTCGCGGCACCCGGCGGCGAGGACGGGGAGGCGTCCCGCGGGGGTGGGATGGACAAAGAGACGGAGCGCGTCCGGCCGCGCGAGCTCCACGCCGGGCCCGTCCGGCGGCGGCGCGCCGCGTAGGGTGGACGCGCGGTACGCCTCCGTCTCGCTCATCCCCCTGGCGATGGGGAAGGCGAGCTGGGGGAGGCGCGCGCGCAGCACGGGCCAGGCGCCGCGCGCCTCCGCCTCGGCCTGGTAGCCGAGCCACGCAGCGGCGAACGGTTCGTCGGGGAGGGGGAGCGCGGGTGGGCGCGGGGGGCGGCGGAGGTGGACGCGGGTGTACGCCAGCAGCTCCTCCACCTCGGCGGGGCCGGCGCCGTGGCTGCGGTGGACCGCGGCGCGGAAGGCCGCCCCGCGCGCGCTCACCGCTGCCCCCGCGCGGCCAGCGTCTCGGGCGGGGGCGCGGCGGTGCCGGCCGCGTAGTCGAGGTAAACGAAGCGGCCGCCCTGCACGGTGATGGTGGTGATGGGCTTGGTGGGGAGGTCGCCGTTGGCGTCGTAGGTGAAGGGGCCGGTGACGCCCGCCCAGCCGCGGGTGGCGTGCAGCGCGGCGGCCACGCGGTCGGGCGCGGTGCTCCCCGCGCGGGCGATGGCGTCGGCCAGGACGCGGACGGCGTCGTAGCCCAGCGCGGCGGCGGCGTCGGGCGGGCGGCCGTAGCGCGCGCGGAAGGCGGCGCCGAAGCGGCGCACCTCGTCGCGCGGCGCGTCGGGGTGGAAGGCCGCCACGATCGTCGTTCCCTCGGCCGCGGCCCCGGCGGCCATCAGGTCGGGAACGCCGAGCGCGTCGCCGCCCAGCACGGGCTGGGTGATGCCGCGGCGTCGCGTCTCGGACAGGAAGGTGGCGGCGTGCGGCGTCTCGCCGGCCAGAAGGATGGCGTCGAAGTCCAGCTGCTTCCACTCGTCGAGCAGGGGATCGAGCGCCGAGGCGCCGGGCGCGGCGTTGGGGTCGTAGCTCTGCCGCGCGGCGATGCGGATCCCCAGCTCGCCGGCGTGCTCCTCGAAGGCGTTGGCCAGCGAGCGGCCGTAGGCGTTGCGCACGTAGTAGATGGCGATGCTGCGCCAGCCGCGGCGGTGCGCGACGTCGGCCAGCTGCGCCCCCGCGGCCACGTCGCTGAAGGTGCCGCGGAAGACGTGCGCGTAGCGCGAGCGCGTGAGCTCGGGATCGGTCGCCGCGGGCGCGAGGAGGACGACGCCCGCCAGGTCGTAGATGGGCGCGGCGGGGATGGTCACGTACGACTGGAGATGGCCGATCACGGCAACGACGCCGGGGTCCTCGGCGAAGCGCTGGGCCACGAGGCGGCCCTCGTCGACGGATTCGTGGTCGTCGGCCGCGAGGATGCGGATGCGCCGGTGGAGGACGCCGCCCCTGGCGTTGACCTCGTCGACCGCCATGTCGAGCCCCTGGCGGTAGAGGAGCTGGCTGCGCGCGGCCCACGGCCACGCCGCGCCGATGACGACGTCGCCCTTGCCGGACTCGGCGCGGCGGAGGCGCTCGGCCGCGGGGTCGGCGGTGCCGCCGCACGCCTGCAGCGTAGCCAGCGCCGCCAGTGCGGCGAGCGCGGCGGCGATGCGGGCGCCGGGGAGCGAGCGGAACGTGCGCATCGGCACCGCCTTCGGAGGGGGAAGCCCGGCTCCATCTCGGATCGAGACGGGCGAATGAATTCGCGGCAACAACGGCCCGAAGTCCGCCTTCGCGGACTCCCGCGGCGGCATCCGCGCGGACGGGACGCATCGAGGCGGAGACGGGCATCCCGAAACTGCATCGACGCGTCAGCGCGGCATCGACCGGGGCAAGTCGATGACCGGCGGCAACCTCGATCCCATCTACCCAAACGTCCGCGCGGCCGTCCGCCGGGTCCCCGGGTTGAAACCCGGGGCTGGAACTGCGGGAAGTCCGCCTTCGCGGACTGCGCGGAGACGGTCGAGCGCGCTAGGGGCGTCGATCCAGCGCACTCACGCACTCACGCACCCGCGCACTCAGCACTCAGCACTTCCCCTACGCGATCTGCCTTCGCGCCAATTCCCGGAACGGCCCGTCCACCGCCATCAGCTCGTCGTAGCGCCCCGACTGGACGACGGTGCCGCGCTCGATCACGCAGATGCGGTCGGCGTGCACGATGGTGCTCAGGCGGTGCGCGATCACCAGGCGGGTGGCGCGCAGGCCGGCCAAGGAGTCGCTGACGATGGCCTGGGTGCGGTTGTCGAGCGCGCTGGTGGCCTCGTCGAAGAGGAGGATGCGCGGGCGCGTGACGATCGCCCGCGCGATCATCAGCCGCTGCCGCTGGCCGCCGGAGAGCGTCGTCCCGCCCTCGCTCACCATCGTGTGCATCCCCATCGGCATGGCCTTGATGTCGGCGTCCAGCCCGCTCATCCGCGCCGCCTCCCACGCGTCCTCGAGGTTCGCGCCGGTGGAGCCCACGATGTTGGAGAAGAGGTCGCCCGGCATCAGCCGCCCGTTCTGCAGCACTACCCCGATCTGCCGCCGCAGCAGCAGCACGTCCACCCCGCCCAGCTCCTGCCCGTCGAAGAAGATCGACCCCGACTCGGGCTGCTCGAAGCCCAGCAGGAGGCGGAAGAGGGTGGACTTGCCCGACCCCGACGGCCCCACCAGCGCCACGAACTCGCCCGGCTCGGCATGGAACGACAGGTCGTCGAGCACGTAGGCGCCGTCCTCGGCGTAGCGGAAGAAGAGGTGCTGCACCGAGACCTCGCCCTGCAGCACGCCCGGGTCCGCGCGCCCCGCGTCGATCTCGGGCTCGGCCTCGAGGATCGGCCGCGCGATCTCGTACTGGGGGATGGCGGAAAGCGCCTGGGTGACGGCGATGCTGGTGCTGAGCAGCGCCGCGGTGAAGGAGCCGAAGGCGGCCATGAACGCCAGGAAGTCGCCCGTGCGCATCCCGTCTTCCTTCCCCACC of Longimicrobium sp. contains these proteins:
- a CDS encoding radical SAM protein — translated: MKPTIDMQVSPYDRGAPETPVTLVKLGYTPGQRWVPSRYNARTVVEDGRLILWNTFTGAISVFGARDADRVLAWLDSGGSRGKLDSTGEYLHRRGYLVRDTVSEMDRFRYRWAQEQWRTDKLELILLTSEDCNFRCVYCYEKFARGTMTPEVRQGLMALTRNRAPTLRELQVSWFGGEPLYGWEAVEELAPVFHDVSRQHGIHYRQHMTTNGYLLTEERATRLLGWGLRDWQITIDGLPEDHDCKRVGRDGSGTYSTILDNLRSLRDRRGEEFKVKVRVNFDHRNFPRLGAFLEALSEDFAGDPRFVLRFRAVGKWGGSNDDNLDTCGLGEDRRVAQMLQKKADEVGLTQEGGIHQMATLGSGVCYAARPYSFIVGAHGDLMKCTVALYEEASNVVGKVLPDGTLELKDDHMLRWVNPAYETDQLCQHCHVLPVCQGAHCPLTRITDNRRTCCGIKGTLKQEMRFTLAEHDRARAAAAAPALAAAQA
- a CDS encoding sigma 54-interacting transcriptional regulator; translation: MSPRTHPAGPVPPAGALSPLAEAVRLRSVESWGAAHAVTLIGRDAALLESQRKLERFAASSAPILLTGETGTGKELFARALYLLGPRRGRPFVRVNCAQYHDGNLMASELFGHRKGSFTGAVNDHRGIFEEASGGVVFLDEVGELSPAAQAMLLRALSEGEVVPVGGSVVRYVDVRVIAATSRDLRPMVEAGTFREDLFYRLRYFWIHVPALRERGTDWELISTHCLAGLASHGSCKTLSSEAHDLLGRYHWPGNVRELNGLIDMGFHLAEGREITVDELIPALESSAAHAAPAPGGNGHAPAGSNGHAPAPRPGGDAAAEAWERMSRGGESFWDVVREPFMEREISRGEVRAILQRGLAESNGSYKRLLRRIGVDAADYLKFMDFLRHHRLKPESFSRQAG
- a CDS encoding ABC transporter substrate-binding protein, translated to MRTFRSLPGARIAAALAALAALATLQACGGTADPAAERLRRAESGKGDVVIGAAWPWAARSQLLYRQGLDMAVDEVNARGGVLHRRIRILAADDHESVDEGRLVAQRFAEDPGVVAVIGHLQSYVTIPAAPIYDLAGVVLLAPAATDPELTRSRYAHVFRGTFSDVAAGAQLADVAHRRGWRSIAIYYVRNAYGRSLANAFEEHAGELGIRIAARQSYDPNAAPGASALDPLLDEWKQLDFDAILLAGETPHAATFLSETRRRGITQPVLGGDALGVPDLMAAGAAAEGTTIVAAFHPDAPRDEVRRFGAAFRARYGRPPDAAAALGYDAVRVLADAIARAGSTAPDRVAAALHATRGWAGVTGPFTYDANGDLPTKPITTITVQGGRFVYLDYAAGTAAPPPETLAARGQR